Sequence from the Nymphaea colorata isolate Beijing-Zhang1983 chromosome 9, ASM883128v2, whole genome shotgun sequence genome:
gagcagagggagaagaaggttTAGGCGGGAAGGGTTTTGAGGAACTCGCGCGGCTGTCACTCCAGGTGAGCGATTTCtctatcttcttttccttaACTGGAAACTTGTCGCAGTATGCGTCTGTTTGCGGAATGAGGACAAAGTGGTTCTCTTTCCGCCTAACTAGTGGTTATAACTACTACGCGGTTTGGCGATTTCGCCATGGTGGGATGATTTCGTTTAAGGCTTTCTATCGTCTTCCTCCGATGGAGTTAGTTAAtacaggagaaaaaaaatatgaggttAGGGTTTGATTTGGTTCCCCAGTCATCGGTCTGGTAACTATTTGTTAAAATTTCATTCCCTCTCATCCTTTTTTCTCAACGAGGTGCCAAAAGGGTGTGTTTTCCTAATGGTTCTGGtgtcaattttttcatttagtcGTGACTCCGCTGCTCTGACTTGAATGAATTATCAGAGACGCGGTGCTAACAGCTGCATGTCTATGCAGAGTTCGGAAGTAAATCTGTTTTTGTAGTCGATACTTATAGATTTTGTAGTAATAGAAAGTTGCTGGatattattaaaaaagattGGAACAACAAATTGCTTTTTCCAACAGGTGCTCCGTTTACTTTCTAAGGGGTTGGACTTTAAACctacaagttgaaggaggtaaAGGATTCACTTCAGGTACGTTTCTCTTGGCAAAGTTGTAAATATGTGTCTCAACACAGCTTGCctattaaaaataaagaaaaaggaagaacgCGTAAGAGGCTTGCTTGTTGTTTGAAACCTGAAACGCTGTGTTGTTTTATCTTCTGATGACAAGCTGCTTTCCGTTCCATATGTACCTATTAACTTTCTTAGAAGCATCTTCACTATTCCTATAAAATAGATAcgaagaataaaataaaaaacaaatggcTCAAAGATGCGAAGATGGTACAATAAAAAGTTCAACCATAACCTAACGGCAAGTATTTCAAAAGCAAGGAAAACGCAGACACCAACACTcaaaagaagtagaagaagCCTTGTTGATGTAGAATGTATTTCGTATGAAGTAGGAAAAAATCCCCTACTTGTGCACGGCGGGGGTCTTGTTGGATTAGCTGCTGCTAGTGCACATTTCTTGAAATTGGTTGGTAGCAAAGGTTGGTCACTACGGGcaagaaatagaaaaggaaataaaataacaaaataaaaagaaaagtaatgAACGATTAGGTATATAATACGTGTATTTATAGGCGAATTAGATATGTACATcatctatatatagatatgtacGTCTGTGTGTGTGATATatacacacagagagagagagagagagagagagagagagagagagagagagagagagatgctgcTGCAGGCAGCTGAGGCTGGTGTGAGGGGGAAGGGTTGGGTGGAGAGgggaacaaaaagagaaagagagagggagagagagagaggtagaacTAGAAGGAAAAAGACAAGAAAGGGTAAAAAGTGAATGAGGGTCGTCCTGTTGTGTGATCAGACGACTCTCAGCTGCTGACAGGCTCCTGCTGGGAACCCACAGCAACattcactttctctctcaccaTGTCAATACATGTATTATAACTTTCACACCCTCCTACCCTCCTAATCTTGTGATGTCATCATTGGATGTGACTGAAGGTTTGTTCAAGAGAACATAAACCGTAGGGATGAAAGGTCTGTGTTGAACATGTGAACTAGCTAGAACTTGCAGGAAAAATGAGTAGCTTTCTTATATTCTTTTGAGTACTATTCATGGACATGTTGACAGTTCACGTAAATGTGTTTTCTGCACCTAAGAAAATTCTGAATACTATAACTATGTGTGTGGCACTCTAATTGTTATAATATAGTTTCATTGACCTTTTAGATAAACTCCATGCCTTTGGTTGATTGTCTCAATCAAATCATGCCATATTTTTAATCACTAAACTTGTCCAATACTTTGCCTTTCATGGAGGAAAGAAACATCTTCTATTGTTTTTTACATCTTCAAGTAACCAAGAATTCAAAGACACAAAATTTGGTGCTTGAATGGCAGGTATTAGGTTCTCTACTCCAGTTATGATCAATAAAGGGTGATTGGCTCTGTTTAAGATATAGATAATAAAAATAATCCTAATAATATGTTCCTTGATATAGTGAACTAAGTGGAAAATTCCGTTGACATGAGCTGATATAGGCGCTTATTCTAACCTGAAACATGCACCATACGTCATCTGGATATGGTCAGCTAAGTCATGAAAATTCCAATGCACGGGGGCTGTCTAAGAGATATGCTTACTTTAAATCCTATAGGTTTTTAGTGTATCAACAATTTTGCCATCGGAGATCTCAGTCATGTCAGTCGTACTTGTAAGTTGTAAGTTTGTAACAAACTTGGTTTGAGGTAAAAGTCACCCTTAGGGAGCACGTGACTTCAATTTTCAAGAAGTATGATAGGGACTAGAGAGCTCAATTTTGACATGTGGAGCTAGTCTTGCAGTTGTAAAACACTTCCTTCCCTGGGGCTTTAACACATTATTTTTGCATTACTTTTTGCTGTAAAGTTTAaacttaagttaaattatttatctttatttatatcattactaaaacatcatttttatcattttaagatgttatttttcatgttttcttgttaatttttcattttttttttacttttccctaatttttgggattttttcttttctacaaaATTGCTgattttttcctgaaattttcagCTTCGCCAAAAAATACTCGAGAAAACCCTCGCCATTTTAAATCCGTTAATGATATTTGTGAATTGTGACTATGCTATGCATCCACTTGATGTGATCTTCCTTATAATATTTGTCTCAATATTGTCATTATCGTATTGTGCAGCTGATACCATCATGTCAGCTCATCTCTGAAACAATAGGGCTGTTTGAAGGAAGCTTTTTTCAGTTTaatgatgattttttaaatcaattgtttttgtttattttctaattagaaaatatgaaataagCTGGTATGGGCTGCTGCTTATCAGACAATATACTGTATTTCTCTGCAAACTTATAGGAGGCAGATGCTaattctgccaacacttatttGGCCATCCTATATTATCTAGGCATGATGTATTTATTAGCATAGAAACACATAACTTGATAGGCTtagtttattaattttaaaatcaattgaatttttatttcttcttcttctatgtCTAATAAATTGTCCGGTGGGCCACTTTATTAGTTGGAATTTTTGGAATGGCATTGTGtctctagaaaagaaaatttgatcaTCTGTTATAAACTTATAGTAGTGTTTAGGACCTGTTTCTTTTAGATACTTGTGCATGCCAAAGTTCTGTTCATAGAATTCATAATCTGCAAATACAAAAAAGTGACATAGTTAGGTATCAACTCCTTCTTGATGACTTACTGAATTTGTGAATGTTCTTGGGATTGAAAGGCAAGTCTCGACTTAATGGGCTTGGCGTTCTATTAGTCCGTGGAACTTCTATTCATGGTCAGAAGGTTCTATTCAATATTCATATAGTTTCAGGTCATCTTGGAATTTTCTTGACACAGATTGTTGATCATCAAACTATGTCTTCTTAAGTGAGAGCATGCAATCATGGTTTGATCATTTGCGGCTTGAAGTTATCTAAATGGCCAAACATGAGCATTCATGGTACTTGTGTTGCTTGATGAGAAGAGGTGTCAAAGTGGGCTACTACTTGAATGGCTGTTAAACATTTATTCTTCTGATTGGAGAGGTGCAAGCAACGATCAGACCAAAATGGTCCATCTTCAAAAATCCATTAGTAATGTAGGTACGTTGGAGCTAGGGATGAACAAGATCTCTTCATGTATGCAAGATGTGAAGTTGTTTTTAAACATAAGATTgaagcaaataaaaaagaatgtttGAGAGATAAAATTGGAGATACTGTCACCTAATTTTAGTGGACgattgaaataaaaattaaagttgAAAGAAAGCTTAGTTTTAGGTGCAAGCTTAAACTCTTAGTGTTTGCATCTACTATTCTACAAGATCTGAAAGAGGGTTTCCAAGTTTTGTTATTTAATGTAAAGGTGGCCTTGTTGGGCTCTATGTGATGCTGATATGGAAGATTGAGGCTAGAAGCTGGGAGTAGTGATGGCAATGTTCATGTTCCTGAGGGTTAACCTCGATTTAGCTTTTTGGGCAACCTAACAGCATCTCTTTGTTGTTGCTGAAAGTTGAAATATGATTGCTACTATGAGGTTTCTCATACTAGTAAatttgagcaaaatgttcatATATATCATCTCCTGATTTTGGCTTTAAAGGTTCTGATGAAAGGTTAAACAAGTGGGAAGGGCCATTGGTGTCAATGGGATCATGAGATCTCAATCACGTTATGTGTGTGTTCCTTTCTCTCCCTGCATTGCATGAATCTTAGGGTGGGAAAGATGGTTgtagaaaggaaaatgagaaaagaaaggggaCGAAAAAGGGGTTGAAAAAGCCAGTCACCGTTATATATAAACTTGCATCAGCATCGAACGTGGGTGTAGCCTTAAAGAGTTCAGGCGTATGTGGGGTGTAGCTTACAAGTAGCTTGACTCCCATGAATATGTTTTTAAAGTTGAGGTGCCTTATCACTCAAATCTTGTGATTGCAAGTAATGTCTTGATGCTGCTCACAAGTTGGTTTAATTGATTGGACACTTGAAACGTGTTCATACAACATCATGGctccataaatttttaaaaatctggTTTGGACTTATTCTGGGTGTGACCATACCAGCACTAGCTCACTGGTTCCCATTAGTCTTGGTTTGGAGTTCTCTGGACTTTCTGCTTCAGCTTCAAATTTGGAAATAACTCATCTTCGTCTTGTTTGTGGGAAATGAATCTCTCTGGCTTGAGATTCAACTACTGCTATGGGCTCTGCGGGGTAAATTTAGATTGAGATTGAGATCTTCATTACTAAGCGACGAATTTTGAATGGCGCATCCTGGGCTGGCATTGTTCTAATGAATCAGCCCATCTTTAAAGTGCTTGGCAAAGAAATATTTATGGTCATAGCTATAGACAAAAGCTAACTAGTTGCTAAAATCATGGTATGACAGTGATGGGCTAGTCGAAGAAATTTAGATAATATACCTTCTTGAACAGATTTCCATTATTATTTAGTTTCTGTTTggatatgttttttgtttttaaatgtttttgtttatatgcctgctattcttttttattgACACTCAGTATTGGTTGACTGGTGCACGATCCTCATAGTTTTCTTGTAATTCTTTTGGTGCAGGTGCAGGATTATGTCATTGCTATCACGAAGATAACCTCCTCAATACCATCTCACAAGGTTCAGTTGTATATGGagttcattgactttctttcttGTATACAATCAAGAGAGTTGTATTGGAAAACTCgcatttttatttagaaaaaattgtttttgaccCAGCAGTTTAGCGGATTATGCATAGCTTGCTGCGTGGTTATTGAAATTGAATGGATCATGGAGAAAGGTGGGCAAAGAGAAAATGGGCACAAGCCAGATCAGTACAAGCCTATGCTTTCTCATCAGGTATATTTCCCGCATTGAACTTGATCTCGCACGTTCCCATACAATGAAACATAAACTATATAACAGCTGTCTTTGCTGATTGTCCTAGTATGTGTTGCTTGCAGTGGATTCCGCCTCCACAGTCGATGAAGGATCACACAGCCATGAAACTGATGGCCGTCATGGCTGAGAGAGATGCTGCTATCCAGCAGAGAGATGCGGCAGTCAATGAGAAAAAAGCTGCCCTGTCTGAGAGAGATATAGCCATAATTCACCGGGATGCTGCATATGCCGAGAGAAATGCAGCTTGGATGGAGCGTGATGCAGCAATAGCTGCACTGGAGTATGCAAGGGAGAATGGGATGGCCTGTCCTCCAAGTGTTCATGTTGCCAACTCACGGGTGAGTGGTGGTAAGTATATCCATTCGGATGCGGCTTGCCACGTTAGAGAAACTCCAATGACTAACGTCTACCCAATGTCAGTATCAGATGCTGTTCTTAACGTAAAACCGGGACGTGTGAGGGCACCAAGGAAAGAGAGGAAAGTGGTCACTGCCCTGAAGCCTACTCCAAGGACGAGGAAACCAAGGAGAGGGGGGGCTGGCGAAGATCTGAACAAGCAGATCCCGAAACATGAGTGGAAGGATCAAGGCTTGGGACTGAATCAAGTGGCGTTTGACGACTCGACCATGCCAATCCCTGTGTGCTCCTGCACGGGCGAGTTTCAGCAGTGCTACAAATGGGGGAACGGAGGATGGCAGTCTGCTTGCTGCACAACCACGATGTCACTGTACCCGCTTCCTGTCCTGCCCAACAAGAAACATACACGAATGGGTGGCCGGAAGATGAGCG
This genomic interval carries:
- the LOC116260821 gene encoding barley B recombinant-like protein D isoform X3; protein product: MEKGGQRENGHKPDQYKPMLSHQWIPPPQSMKDHTAMKLMAVMAERDAAIQQRDAAVNEKKAALSERDIAIIHRDAAYAERNAAWMERDAAIAALEYARENGMACPPSVHVANSRVSGDAVLNVKPGRVRAPRKERKVVTALKPTPRTRKPRRGGAGEDLNKQIPKHEWKDQGLGLNQVAFDDSTMPIPVCSCTGEFQQCYKWGNGGWQSACCTTTMSLYPLPVLPNKKHTRMGGRKMSGSAFGKLLNKLAAEGYDLSMPLDLKDHWAKHGTNRYITIK
- the LOC116260821 gene encoding barley B recombinant-like protein D isoform X2, encoding MEKGGQRENGHKPDQYKPMLSHQWIPPPQSMKDHTAMKLMAVMAERDAAIQQRDAAVNEKKAALSERDIAIIHRDAAYAERNAAWMERDAAIAALEYARENGMACPPSVHVANSRVSGVSDAVLNVKPGRVRAPRKERKVVTALKPTPRTRKPRRGGAGEDLNKQIPKHEWKDQGLGLNQVAFDDSTMPIPVCSCTGEFQQCYKWGNGGWQSACCTTTMSLYPLPVLPNKKHTRMGGRKMSGSAFGKLLNKLAAEGYDLSMPLDLKDHWAKHGTNRYITIK
- the LOC116260821 gene encoding barley B recombinant-like protein D isoform X1; the encoded protein is MEKGGQRENGHKPDQYKPMLSHQWIPPPQSMKDHTAMKLMAVMAERDAAIQQRDAAVNEKKAALSERDIAIIHRDAAYAERNAAWMERDAAIAALEYARENGMACPPSVHVANSRVSGGKYIHSDAACHVRETPMTNVYPMSVSDAVLNVKPGRVRAPRKERKVVTALKPTPRTRKPRRGGAGEDLNKQIPKHEWKDQGLGLNQVAFDDSTMPIPVCSCTGEFQQCYKWGNGGWQSACCTTTMSLYPLPVLPNKKHTRMGGRKMSGSAFGKLLNKLAAEGYDLSMPLDLKDHWAKHGTNRYITIK